Genomic DNA from Desulfocurvus vexinensis DSM 17965:
GTGGATTCCATCGGCGCAGACACCATCAAGAAGGGATACATCGACTATCTGATCAAGCGCTACTTCGATTATCGTCAGGCCGACGCCGGCTATGGCAGCTTCCGTCCCTTCAACCATGCCGAAATTCACACCACCATTCAGCGCAAGTTCAAGGCGAAGACGTTCTTCATCCATGTTTCGCGCTTTGAGGAACTCTACGGGTACATCAAAAGCCGGGTGGACCAGACCATTCAAGGCAGAAACAACCGCTCGCGCGGCATTCCGAACTATGACTCATTTGAGAAATACGAGGCGGAGCAACTGCGGCATGGCCAGTGAAAGTCACATACAGAGTCACCTGTCCGCCAAGACTGAACGCACGGCGAGGCGGAAATCGTTATAAGCGAAGGCAAACAATGAGTTTCCATGACGCGGCAACAACATGCGGTCCCACATTTAGGGCAACCCGGACCTGCGTGATCCCCAGGTCGAGGGATGGTTCCGCACGCGTCAGCATTTCCGGAACAGCAACGAGCACACCACTTTTGTAAATTATAGTTGTATGTGGAAAAACGGGAATAATGGCGCTGCTGTTTTTCGAGACTGATAATAAGCCCATTAAGACCCCACTGTCGGCTGAAATGGACCGGCTTTCAGACCACACCAAGATGTTCAAGCAGTTCTGTAACAATCCCAGTTTCAAGAACTGGCTTTCGGATTCGGTATTCGGAGTGACATATCAGGCCTAAGGATGCAATACCGTCTAAGCGTTTGGGCTGTGCATTCATTTCGCATGGTGGCCATAATTTTGTTAACCTTTTGAAATTTAAACGTTAAAAAATTAATCTTGACATTTAGACCGATGTATGATTTTATGCCGCTCTTAATTAGAGCATCATGAAGATGCTGTAAGTTTTGTAAATTTATTTTCGTTGGTTGGATCAGGCCACGAAGGCCCATGCACCTCAGAGGAGATGCACCTTCGCGGCCTTTTTTATTTGGTGCGGAAATGGAAAGCACTGGGAAGGATAGGTTTATTCAATCAAAATCCAATTGTACTCTTATGGTTACAAGCCGTTTCATTCAATGCCATTAAGTTGGCCAGACAAGGCATGTGTTCGAATAAAATGATCCCCTTGGAAATGGACGCTTGTTGTGCCCGATCTTTGGGGTGTATTTCACTCACTTATCAGTTAAAGGAGACTGGGTTATGCACATGGCAGATGCTTTAATTTCACCGGCTGTCGGAGGTACCATGTGGGCGGCCACCGCCGGATTGATCGCTTACAGCTCCAAGAAGGTCAAAGAAGAGTTGGATGACCACAAGGTCCCGCTCATGGGGGTGTTGGGTGCGTTTATTTTCGCGGCCCAGATGATCAACTTCACCATTCCGGCCACAGGTTCCAGCGGCCACTTGGGAGGAGGGATGATCCTGGCGATCTTGCTCGGTCCTTATGCCGCCTTTCTCGTAATGGCCTCGGTTTTGACCGTCCAGGCGCTCTTTTTCGCCGACGGCGGCTTGCTGGCGCTAGGGTGCAACATTTTTAATCTGGGCTTTTTCCCCTGCTTCGTGGCCTATCCCTTCATTTTTAAACGCATCGTTGGCGGCCAGGCCAGTCAGGGCCGTATTCTTACCGGCGCTATGGTATCCGCTGTGATAGGCCTTCAATTGGGCGCCTTCGGCGTGGTTCTGCAGACCCTTTTTTCAGGCATTTCGGAACTGCCCTTCGGAACCTTCGTGCTGTTGATGCAGCCTATCCACCTGGCAATCGGCATTGTGGAAGGGCTGGTCACAGCCGCCGTGGTCGGTTTTGTCTGGAAAGCCCGTCCCGAAATCGTCACCGCCGTAAGCAGCCCATCCGAGGGGCGGTCATCCATGCGCACGGTTCTGGTCGGACTCTCAGCCATTGCTATTCTGACCGGCGTTGCCCTCAGTTGGTTCGCCTCAGCCAATCCGGATGGCCTGGAGTGGGCTATGTTCAAAACCTCGGGTAGCGAAGAGCTGGAGAACCCAGAGCACGGGTTGCATGGATCGTTGGCTCATCTCCAGGAAAAAACCGCCTTTTTACCCGATTATGGATTTAAAACCGAAGGTGGCGAACCCGAGGCCTCGGCCGAAGCACACACACCCTGGCCAGCAGTGGACGCGGGAACATCCGTGGCTGGCCTGGTGGGAGGGATTTTGACCCTTCTCATGGCCGGAATGATCGGTTTAGGACTGAAACGACGTAGAAATAATGTGAAATAGAATTGATGAAACCGTAAAAAGTCGGCTGGCAAATTTTCATATACAATCGGTGGTGTGATTTTCCTTTATGCTCATACCACATAGTGTGGAAGCAAAAATATTTTTCGAATTTTTACGAACGCGTCAGAATTGTCCAACGCGGCAACATCACCTAAAAGATCCAATGGGCAGGGGCAATACCGCCTCTGCCCATTGGTGCCTTGAACATGTTAAAAATCGATCAAAACTTATTCGATATCGGCCGGATGGACACCCTGGCAACGGGCGATAGTTCTCTGCATCGTCTGGACCCAAGGGCTAAGCTGATTACCACGCTGGTTTTCATCGTGACCGTGGTCTCCTTTGGCAAATACGAGCTGTCGGCTCTGATCCCTTTTTTCATTTTCCCAGTGACCCTGATCACCGCCGGGGATCTGCCCTTGACCTTTTTGCTTCGCAAGGTGATGATCGTCGCCCCATTCGCTATCTTCATCGGTATCTTCAATCCTTTGTTGGATCGCGAGATCCTTTTCCAGCTGGGAAGCATCCATATTTCCGGTGGATGGGTCTCATACCTTTCTATTTTAATGCGTTTTGTCCTCACTGTTACAGCCGCTTTGACGCTTATCGCCTTGACCGGCTTCAACACCGTCTGCCTGGCCCTGGAAAAGTTAGGCACTCCCCGGCCTTTTGTGGTTCAGCTGCTCTTTCTCTACCGCTATATTTTTGTCCTTACGGACGAGGCCGCTCGCCTTGTGCGCGCCCGCTCGCTACGCGTCTTCGGAGAATCCAAAGGCATGGGCTTCAAGCCCTTCGTCTCCATGGTCGGTCACCTGTTGCTGCGTACGCTGGACCGAGCCCAGCGCGTTCATCTGGCCATGCGCTGTCGGGGTTTCGAGGGACATATTCCTATCCTTAGGTCGATGCACTTCGGCATCAAGGAAGTACGTCATGTGACCTTTTGGCTGCTGCTGTTTGCGCTGCTGCGGTTTTCCAACCTGCCCATGAAACTGGGCTTATTGATTACGGGATTATTCACATGAGCCACCACACCATTGACGCAATTGATCTGCACTACGTCTACCCGGACGGCACCATGGGGTTGAACGGAGTCTCGTTTCACATTGGTCACGGCGAATCAGTGGCGCTGGTGGGGGCCAACGGCGCCGGCAAGTCGACACTATTGATGCATCTCAACGGTTGCCTGACCGCTACTCAGGGCGTCATGCGCATCGGCGATTATCCCGTGACCGCCAAGAATCTCAAAACGGTTCGCCGCACGGTGGGCATGCTATTCCAAGACCCGGACGACCAATTGTTCATGCCCACGGTGTTTGACGATGTGGCTTTCGGTCCCCTTAACCTGGGTTTGCCAGCGGTGGAAGTGGAACAAAAAGTGATGCAGGCACTGGAAACCGTCGGCGTGCCTCACCTTATAAAACGACCGCCCTACAAGCTGTCCGGCGGAGAAAAACGTTCCGCAGCCATCGCGGCTGTGCTCTCCATGTCGCCGGACATTCTGGTAATGGACGAACCCAGCTCCAGCCTGGACCCACGCTCGCGCCGACGGCTGATCGGATTGCTAAAAACCTTTCAACACACCAAAATTATTGCCACCCATGACTTGGATATGGCCATGGACTTGTGCCAGCGCACCATCGTACTTCACCGGGGCCGGATTACGGCAGACGGGCCGACTGTCGAAATTTTCCAAAACGAAACCTTGCTGGCCGGCAGCGGTCTGGAAAAGCCGTTGAGCATGCAGCATTGCCCCGTGTGCGGTAAGAATAGTAAAAGCCAAAAAACCTAAAGTTACATTGAATTTCCAGGACAATTTTTATTGGTAATTGAAAGTGATTTTATGATAAATAGCCATTGATCAGGTGTCCGCACGGACTTGATAGGGAATCCCGTGAAAATCGGGAACGGGCCCGCCGCTGTGACCGGGGACGAACGTCGCTATCGCCACTGACGCATTGGCGTTGGGAAGGCGCGATAAGTAGGACGATCCGGGAGTCAGAAGACCTGCCTTGATTACTGATCCGACCTTGCTCCGTGGACAGGAGCGCGTCGAAACATCTGTGGAAAAATCAGGGGTCCTCAGATCAATTTATCAATTGGCCTGGGGATTTTTCCTTTTCAGGCCGGAAAAGATGGAGGTTGGCATGAGATTTATGTTGAGATGCGTATCATTCTTTTTCGCGGTTACACTTCTATTTTCCGGGAATGTGACAAAAAGCCATGCAAGCGGCGCTTACAAGGCTGAACACAAAAATGCCATTGTGCTTGCCATGTTCGGTACCACGGTAGAGTCCGCCCTCGATGGACTCTTGAATATCCGTAGCCAGCTTATGGAAAAATACCCCCATACACCGGTGAGGATCGCTTTTACTTCAAACATCATTCGTAAAAAATGGCAGCACCGAGCAGAAGACCCTGCATATATCAAAGCGCATCCTGAAATTCCCACCGATGTTCTCCATGTAAAAACGCCCCTCGCGACAATCGCGGATTTGCAAAACGAGGGGTTTGACACCATTGTCCTGCAACCCACGCATATCTCCATGGGTGAAGAGTTTCTCGATTTGCACACATACGTTGACGCCTTGATGAGTATGGGAACGATGAAAAAAGCCCACTACAAACCATTCCATAAAATCGCGCTTGGCAGGCCGGCACTGGGCACCTATGGTACCAAAGCCCCATATGCGGAAGATATTGCCGCGATTGCTATGGTCTTGGCCCCGGATATTGAATTGGCGAAGAAGGAAAAAGCCGGCATTCTCTATATGGGCCACGGAAATGAGTTTTTCCCCGGCAACGGCGGTGTTTATCTCGAATTGGCATCGGTCATGCGCAAGATGTATCCAGAGGTGGTTACAGCAACGGGTTGTGTCGAAGGCTACCCCGGTATTGAAGACGCTATTGAAACTATGAAGTTGTATGGAATAAAAAAGGTCGTTCTCAAACCCTTCATGGTTGTCGCCGGTGATCACACGCTTAATGATATGTCAAGCGATGAAGAGGATTCCTGGAAATCCATATTAAAGAAAAATGGATTTGAAGTTATCTGCGTAAACGTGGGGCTTGGTGAAAACGATGATTTCGCCAGGATTTTTGTTGACCATGCAATAGATGCTGCCGCGGATGCCGGGATAACACTTGATTGACCAGATCCGTAATTCCGCGGCAAAATTCTCGAAAGCTATTGGTAGAGATGTTACCGGCCAATTTCTTAAAATTGCCGGTAACATCCCTGCTTCTTATGACCGACTGGGTGCATAGGTGTAGCCAAGATGCATGAGATGATCCAAGCGCCTGTTTCACAGGGCTGCGGGATAGGGTTCTGTAAAGCGCACGAGGGTTTTGTTACCGCTATCCAGATAATGTCCAGGCCTTACCGGATAGCGACCTGAACATTGCCCCAGGGAACAGGGTCGCCCTGGTCGGCCAGAACGGCTCCGGGAAAACGACGCTCATCAAGCTGCTAACTTTTACAAATGGAATCACTATTTGTTGAGATTATTGCTTATGGTCTAGTAGATCAGCACCGGAAGGTTTCCGAGGATTATTGGTGTTGGATATTTTTTACATATCTTGGGTTGATAGCGATAACCAGCCTTAGATCTTAATCAATTTTGCTCCGAAATGCTTTTCTCTTTTGAATCCATTTATTCGTTATTCTTGAGGCCCATTTGGCACTAACACCAGTTGCGTAGAGCCACATCTCTTGGCCGAATTTTCGATGATGGTTTCTAAAATCCCTTTCCGCTGGTTGAGGAATTTTTGCACTTTCGACGACGACATGTACCGACCTTTTATTATCCTTTAAAACGGGCTGTAATGCTAAGCTACGACACCAAAAAGTCGTTCGATTCCATTTTGGAAGAGATATTAAGGTGCGCATGAATTCCCTTTTGCTTTTTTCAGGAGCGTCACATAGTTTCGGACCTAAAAATAGGATATCGGATTCGATCAAAACAGGACCTTCGATAATTTGGCTTATTCCGGAATAAGACTTCCATTTGATATCACCTTCGATGGAGATGGATATCTGATATTTCCCCAACTTGAAGGTTTCAGCCTTTCCATCGACGATCGCGTCGAAAACGGGTGCAGTATGCATGTGAGTCAATCGCTGTAATCTTTCTTCGCCGGGGTGACCTCCGGTAGCCGTATCCAATATAGCGGAAGAAAAACAATAGTACCGGGTTCCATTCCACAATGGGAGATTTTTCAGATAATCCAGAAACTCCGATTTCATAAACCCATTTTCTTCATCGCGTCGGTCTCCCATCAACAATACATTTCCATAAATATAGCACGGTCCACTAATCTGAACTGCAAAACCGGTATGGGAAGTCCACCAAAGGCGTCCATCCGACATCTTGGATATCTGATACTCGTTTAATCGGTACCTATTTTGAGGAATCATGTGCATGATCCTTGTCGAACCTCTTTATCGGTAAATCGGGCAACCTTTCCAATTGAGATGAAACCCGCAACGTCAGCCCTTCGATGCTCTTGACCACCGGCTCGTCTCCCGGAATCAGCGGTGTAGGGCTGCTCGCATTCCACAGTTCAGCGCCAACCCTTACCTTGCCGCTGGTTCCGTTCCACTGCTGGACCGTACATTTTTTTCCAATCATGCCCTCAGGACCGCAAGCTGAATTCCGCTTGCGATATCGAATCCTCCAGAACAACGGTAAGATGATATGCTCGAAGATCTCATAAATGACGATGCAGATGAGTACTGTAATCAGGCCATATTTCATAGGGGCCTCGGCCTATGAGCCGTTTAAATAGCTATTCTGATTTTAGTCCTGAAAGATACCACCGCGATTATTCAGGAATGGATACGTCATCATCGTCGTATACGCCGTTTTCCGCAGTTCGATGGCAGGCGATACAATTCGACAATGAACCGACAGCCTTTCTTTGGACCGTCTGCGGTGTGATTTCATGATGCTCCTTGCGAATACAAGGAATGTCGGTGATTCGCAGCGGCGTCGTTCCCCCCAGGCAGCGCATTATTTCTCCAGCCAATTTGGCAGATGATTTATCTGCGGCATTTGATGCCAGATAACCACTAATTTCAAGCCTTGCGCCCTCATCGAGGTCTACCGCCTCTCCGAAATGATCATCGGTGCCGTCAAGAATTTGTTTCCACGAACCGGCTGGCAATAATTCCGGTTGATAGGCAAAATGGCAGGCACCGCATGAGTCGGCATAGGCGGCGCTGCTGACCGGTTTCAGGTTCTTGTCACCCCTATGATTATTTTCTTTGTATTTGCGCTCACTGCGTTGATGCCTTTTATCGTCATCGTCTGCACTTATGGTCGGTGCAAAGACAACCAAAAGCATTAACAGCGATACCCACCACATGATTCTATTACGCGAAATGTTCATGGTCTGTTCCTTTCCGTTCCGTGCCGGTGATACAAGCAGAGGCCCGCCTTCCCTTAATGCGGGTCAAAGTTAATCGACGATCAGGTGCCCAACCGTCAACACCAGAAACATGGCAACAAAAATCACCGGTTGTGTATGGATCTGATAAGCATACTTGCGAAAAGCTTTGGGACACAACTTGAATTTTATGAGAAAGCCCAATGCGATCACGGTCACCATCATTATCAGCCCAAGTTCAGGCAGGGCCGACGATTTGCAGCGCGAAGACAACCAGTGCCATAGGGCAATGCCAAGGATCGCCGGATTGAGATAGTAATGCAGCCACATAAGGGCCTTTTTTTGCATCCGGTTAAGATTCGCCAGTGCTTTCTTTAATTCGATTCGCAGAGGCGCAAATCGATTCGTCCCCTTAATCAGAAGACTCAAGGCTACAGGCAGGTTCGCCACAAGTAGGAGCCATGCGGCCATCTGCCCGGCGGTTTCATTGCCTTCATTATCGGACTCCAAAAATGGGATGCTGTGCTGGTCCTCTCGCTCAAAATGCCTTTTAAATCCATGATCATCATCCGCCATTCCGGTTGCTGCAAACAAGAACCCGAGTCCTGCAATACAGATAACTATTAATGATAACATTATAATTTTATACTTGTTCATTCTTTCCCCCAAATCAATGAATAGGCAGGCGGAAAATGCTTACTTCGCACCGCCAATGCCTTGCAGCAGTCGGTCGATCACACCCTGAAGCCCGCTTTTGTTGATGAAGTCGAGGGCCTGACCGAACAGCGGCAGCACGACGATGACGACAATCACAATGACTGCCAAGACCAAAATACCGGCCGTGATCAGAATCTTCTTGTTGGCAAGCAGACGAGGCAAGAGGTGCGAGAGATTGAATAAGTCATCGTTATGATGGTTGTATTGCTGATCACCGTGCTTACGCCGCTGGTCATTATCATCGTGATGGTCTCGGTCAAACAGAGCATGCCGGTTTTCATCATGCCTGTCCCCATAGTGCCCGTGTTTATTTTCATGATCGCGGTATCCGCGTTTGCGGCTGCGGTGGTCACGATTGAAAAGGTCCTCCAAGTCCATTGTCGACTCCTTTATTTCCCCATCTTGGGGATGATGCAGGTTGATACCACTCCATTCAAGTTCAGGCCCCCTGGTATCGTCTGGTGAGTTTCAGTAATTCGAACCACAGAACGCAGACCAATCCGGCCCCCAAGCTGAAAACCAAATCCACCGGGTGAAGCGGCGCGAAGTAAAAAAGGCGCTGTGCAAACGGTACTGCAAGGACAACCGCCAGGAAGAGGCATGCACCGAATACCACCCATTTCAAGGCCGTATTGGGAACGCGCAGCATGGCAAAGGCGGACCTGGTCCACGAGCGGTTGACGAGAATGATGACAATGAAGGCCACGACCAGGGTGGCAAAGGTCAGCGCCCGTGCGACTTCTGCCGAGTGGCTGGATCGGGCCAGCAGGAACACACCCAGGCAGACTGCCAGAACACTGAGACCTTGCATCACGGCGACGCCGATGGTCCGCATTGAAAAAAGTCTCTCATCCGGGTTCCGCGGAGGCCGCCGCATCACATTGGCCTCGGCATGCTCGGCCTCGAAGATCAGAGAACAGGCCGGGTCGATGATCAACTCCAGGAACACAATGTGGACCGGTAGCAAAAGCAGCGGCCAGTCGGCAAAGAAAACCGGAATCATCGACAACCCCGCGATGGGTACGTGCACCGCCAGAATAAAGGCGATTGCTTTCTTAATGTTGTCGAAAATGCGCCGCCCGAGGCGCACAGCGGCGACGATGGATGAAAAATCATCGTCCAGCAGCACCAGAGATGCGGATTCGCGGGCCACGTCCGTGCCGCGACCGCCCATGGCAATGCCGATATGGGCCGCTTTTAGCGCCGGGGCGTCATTGACCCCGTCGCCGGTCATGGCAACCACCTCCCGGTTGGCCTTGAGCGCGTTGACGATGCGCAGCTTCTGTTCAGGAACGACACGGGCGAAAACCTGCACTTGCTTTATTCGCTCAGCCAAATTCTCGTCCGACATCCGGTCGAGCTCAGCGCCGGAGATCACCATATCGCAATTCGAAAGCCCGGCCTGCCGGGCGATGCTCTGGGCGGTGGTGGGATAGTCGCCGGTGATCATCACCACGCGAACACCGGCAGCCCGGCATTCAGCGACAGCAGCAGGTACTGTCGGACGCAAAGGATCCTCGAACCCGAGCAGGCCGACCAGCTCCAGTGAAAGGTCGTGATGTGCCTCGGGTAAATTCCCCCTGCTCGCGAATCCCTGTGCGACCCCGAGAACGCGAAGGCCCTGAGACGAAAGGGAATCCACTTGTCGAGTAAGCACCTGGTGATCTTCCGCACTCAGATGGCAGAGATCCGCGATGGCCTCGGGAGCCCCTTTGGATGCCACTACAACTTCGTCGCCATTTCCTGTGAGCCACGCATGACTCACGGCAAGCAAGCTTGGGGTTAGCAGGTACTCGTGTGCCAGGGACCACCCCGGATGCAGGTGTTCCGTGTCTTTGATCAGCCGGTCGCCGGCCTCGTGCAGCGCCCGCTCCATGGGGTCGAAGGGGTCACGCTTGCTGGCCAGGATGGAGTTTTCGAGCAGGCTATGCAGCTCCTCGGGCAGCCCATCCTGGTGATTCGCCAAATCGACGGTGCTTGCGGATACAGCAAGCTTGCGCAGGGTCATCCGGTTTTGGGTTAGCGTTCCGGTCTTATCGACGCACAGGACCGTGGCCGCCCCAAGCGTTTCCACTGCCGGCATCCGCCGGGTCAGTACCTGGCTGCGCGAGATGCGCCAGGCGCCCAGGGCCAAAAAGACCGTTAACACCACCGGGAACTCTTCGGGCAGGGTGGCCATGGCCATGGCAATGCCGGCGAGCAAGCCTTGCTTCCAGACATCGGCGCCCCCTCCGCGCGTGACCGCAAAGACCACGACCACAAGTGCGCAGGCCATGAGCCCCACAATGGCGAAGGTGCGAACAAGTCGCCTTGTTTCTTTCTGCAAAAGGGTCGGTTCCGGCTCGACACGCTCCAGCGCCTTGCCGATCTTTCCGAGCTGCGAATCGACTCCGGTGGCAACAATCTCGGCAATGCCCTGGCCGGCGGTGACCAAGGTTCCGGAGAATACCGAGGGCAGGTCATCGCCACCCGGTTTGTCCAAACCTTGCACTTTTTCCGATGCGACTTTCCTGACTGGGACGGATTCGCCGGTCAACAGCGACTCATCCGTCGAAAGGTTGATGCCGCGTCGCAACAGTCCATCTGCTGGCACCCGGTCGCCTTCGCAAAGGACGACCAGGTCGCCCCTGACCACCTCGCGGCCAGCGATACGCCGATGCACGCCATCGCGAATAACCAGGGCGCGGGGACTCGACAGATCGCGCAGCGCTTCAAGCGAGCGTTCAGTGCGCCGTTCCTGGATGATGGTAATAGCCATGACGACAAACACGAAGCCGAGCAGCATCAGCGCGTCGGCCGGCTCGCCCATGAGAAGGTACAAGCTTCCGGCGGCAACGAGCATGAGAAACATGGGCTCACGGGCAACCTCCAGGCCGATGGTCAGCAGACTGCGCTTTTTCTGTGTCGGAAGCTCGTTCGGACCTTCATCCTCAAACCGGACGCGAGCATTTTCTTCGCTGAGTCCGGACATCCCCCCAAGGTCCAGAACCGCAGCGCCGGACGGGGTCCCTTTTAGTGACTCCTTTTTCATGCCTTCACGCGGATCGGTCATAAAGACTCCTATGCGTACCATAGAGACAATTTGGTGTCAGCTCTCTGAGCAGAACCACCAATTGCGAATAAATGATATTAATTTTATATTTATTATTCGGTTATCATTTAATTCATCAATGCCATAGTAATGATGAAACCTTATATTAAATCGTGTTGACAGTTTATTATAATATGAGTTAAAACTCACTTTAAGTCAACTCGCATTCTGGAAATGGATATGACAGCTCGCAAACAGCGCCTTAATCCCCGAAAACAGCCAGTTCAAAATCGTTCCAAGGCCACGGTGGATATGGTTCTCGTAGCTGCTGCTCAGGTTTTTGAGGCCCACGGCTACGCATCAGGTACAACCAACCGCATCGCTGAACGGGCGGGAGTGTCCATTGGAACGCTGTATCAGTATTTTCCAGGTAAGGAGGCGATCGCCGTGGCGCTACTCGAGCGGCATATCGCCGATACCGACCATCGCCTGCACGAATGGGTTGGACATATGGTAGTTGAGCAGCATAGCCTAAGCGAGGCCCTGCATGAATATGTAACGGGGATGCTGGAGATGCACTCCCGGCAGCCGCGCCTGCAGCATA
This window encodes:
- a CDS encoding diheme cytochrome c, translating into MNISRNRIMWWVSLLMLLVVFAPTISADDDDKRHQRSERKYKENNHRGDKNLKPVSSAAYADSCGACHFAYQPELLPAGSWKQILDGTDDHFGEAVDLDEGARLEISGYLASNAADKSSAKLAGEIMRCLGGTTPLRITDIPCIRKEHHEITPQTVQRKAVGSLSNCIACHRTAENGVYDDDDVSIPE
- a CDS encoding sirohydrochlorin cobaltochelatase; this translates as MITDPTLLRGQERVETSVEKSGVLRSIYQLAWGFFLFRPEKMEVGMRFMLRCVSFFFAVTLLFSGNVTKSHASGAYKAEHKNAIVLAMFGTTVESALDGLLNIRSQLMEKYPHTPVRIAFTSNIIRKKWQHRAEDPAYIKAHPEIPTDVLHVKTPLATIADLQNEGFDTIVLQPTHISMGEEFLDLHTYVDALMSMGTMKKAHYKPFHKIALGRPALGTYGTKAPYAEDIAAIAMVLAPDIELAKKEKAGILYMGHGNEFFPGNGGVYLELASVMRKMYPEVVTATGCVEGYPGIEDAIETMKLYGIKKVVLKPFMVVAGDHTLNDMSSDEEDSWKSILKKNGFEVICVNVGLGENDDFARIFVDHAIDAAADAGITLD
- a CDS encoding ATP-binding cassette domain-containing protein, with product MNIAPGNRVALVGQNGSGKTTLIKLLTFTNGITIC
- a CDS encoding cation-translocating P-type ATPase; amino-acid sequence: MTDPREGMKKESLKGTPSGAAVLDLGGMSGLSEENARVRFEDEGPNELPTQKKRSLLTIGLEVAREPMFLMLVAAGSLYLLMGEPADALMLLGFVFVVMAITIIQERRTERSLEALRDLSSPRALVIRDGVHRRIAGREVVRGDLVVLCEGDRVPADGLLRRGINLSTDESLLTGESVPVRKVASEKVQGLDKPGGDDLPSVFSGTLVTAGQGIAEIVATGVDSQLGKIGKALERVEPEPTLLQKETRRLVRTFAIVGLMACALVVVVFAVTRGGGADVWKQGLLAGIAMAMATLPEEFPVVLTVFLALGAWRISRSQVLTRRMPAVETLGAATVLCVDKTGTLTQNRMTLRKLAVSASTVDLANHQDGLPEELHSLLENSILASKRDPFDPMERALHEAGDRLIKDTEHLHPGWSLAHEYLLTPSLLAVSHAWLTGNGDEVVVASKGAPEAIADLCHLSAEDHQVLTRQVDSLSSQGLRVLGVAQGFASRGNLPEAHHDLSLELVGLLGFEDPLRPTVPAAVAECRAAGVRVVMITGDYPTTAQSIARQAGLSNCDMVISGAELDRMSDENLAERIKQVQVFARVVPEQKLRIVNALKANREVVAMTGDGVNDAPALKAAHIGIAMGGRGTDVARESASLVLLDDDFSSIVAAVRLGRRIFDNIKKAIAFILAVHVPIAGLSMIPVFFADWPLLLLPVHIVFLELIIDPACSLIFEAEHAEANVMRRPPRNPDERLFSMRTIGVAVMQGLSVLAVCLGVFLLARSSHSAEVARALTFATLVVAFIVIILVNRSWTRSAFAMLRVPNTALKWVVFGACLFLAVVLAVPFAQRLFYFAPLHPVDLVFSLGAGLVCVLWFELLKLTRRYQGA
- a CDS encoding NfeD family protein; amino-acid sequence: MKYGLITVLICIVIYEIFEHIILPLFWRIRYRKRNSACGPEGMIGKKCTVQQWNGTSGKVRVGAELWNASSPTPLIPGDEPVVKSIEGLTLRVSSQLERLPDLPIKRFDKDHAHDSSK
- a CDS encoding energy-coupling factor ABC transporter ATP-binding protein, which translates into the protein MSHHTIDAIDLHYVYPDGTMGLNGVSFHIGHGESVALVGANGAGKSTLLMHLNGCLTATQGVMRIGDYPVTAKNLKTVRRTVGMLFQDPDDQLFMPTVFDDVAFGPLNLGLPAVEVEQKVMQALETVGVPHLIKRPPYKLSGGEKRSAAIAAVLSMSPDILVMDEPSSSLDPRSRRRLIGLLKTFQHTKIIATHDLDMAMDLCQRTIVLHRGRITADGPTVEIFQNETLLAGSGLEKPLSMQHCPVCGKNSKSQKT
- a CDS encoding energy-coupling factor ABC transporter permease, with the protein product MHMADALISPAVGGTMWAATAGLIAYSSKKVKEELDDHKVPLMGVLGAFIFAAQMINFTIPATGSSGHLGGGMILAILLGPYAAFLVMASVLTVQALFFADGGLLALGCNIFNLGFFPCFVAYPFIFKRIVGGQASQGRILTGAMVSAVIGLQLGAFGVVLQTLFSGISELPFGTFVLLMQPIHLAIGIVEGLVTAAVVGFVWKARPEIVTAVSSPSEGRSSMRTVLVGLSAIAILTGVALSWFASANPDGLEWAMFKTSGSEELENPEHGLHGSLAHLQEKTAFLPDYGFKTEGGEPEASAEAHTPWPAVDAGTSVAGLVGGILTLLMAGMIGLGLKRRRNNVK
- a CDS encoding TetR/AcrR family transcriptional regulator codes for the protein MTARKQRLNPRKQPVQNRSKATVDMVLVAAAQVFEAHGYASGTTNRIAERAGVSIGTLYQYFPGKEAIAVALLERHIADTDHRLHEWVGHMVVEQHSLSEALHEYVTGMLEMHSRQPRLQHILLEETPLPERVHHVLLEAERHAAKTVAGLLRLYPEVRQTGLEHTCFLVVQSVESLTHRFAAHPDDQFIPRTTFVDEVVTMLVAYLTCEAHPK
- the cbiQ gene encoding cobalt ECF transporter T component CbiQ, coding for MLKIDQNLFDIGRMDTLATGDSSLHRLDPRAKLITTLVFIVTVVSFGKYELSALIPFFIFPVTLITAGDLPLTFLLRKVMIVAPFAIFIGIFNPLLDREILFQLGSIHISGGWVSYLSILMRFVLTVTAALTLIALTGFNTVCLALEKLGTPRPFVVQLLFLYRYIFVLTDEAARLVRARSLRVFGESKGMGFKPFVSMVGHLLLRTLDRAQRVHLAMRCRGFEGHIPILRSMHFGIKEVRHVTFWLLLFALLRFSNLPMKLGLLITGLFT